One part of the Brachyspira sp. SAP_772 genome encodes these proteins:
- a CDS encoding ribonuclease R family protein: protein MKVIKLLRRIDKKGQVSIKDYKAEYVESKKDKLRFDKMLHKASSMGLIIKKGDVLKLTKEGKYYLDSSSNERDSRQSSKKQELKKGYPKKTSKKENSTKTNVIEKPDIKVEINNAKKDAEIVANAYNVPTDFPKKCLEEAKILPDSMENVGLEFDRIDLRNIRTVTIDGADSKDFDDAISVDKLNDGYKIGVHIADVSFFVAEGSALDREARKRGNSVYLIDTVYPMFPHELSNGICSLNEGVSRFTMTVFITIDNKGNIKESTFHKSVIKSSRRLTYDYAQDVLDGIEQDEDWLLELLRNADDIKKILLQKRIDNGSIEFNLNETQIILDKGGNPKDFFIGERRETHKIIEEFMLLANCEVAKRLKNIKGAIYRVHDSPDSEKLDTFRRIAFNRGYRLTSDNEGNLDFHSFIESIIGKPDEKLLLTLLLRSMKQAIYDVNNIGHFGLGFEYYTHFTSPIRRYTDLLTHRLLKLSLEGAQNMKPSMQKMFDNCAKWCSKTERVAVECERSLYKVKAARFMKDKIGKEYNGIISGVTKFGIFVEIEERGIEGLIRYADLRHHYHYDENEQAAYSNEEAKWYTLGDKIRIVVHRVNIEELFIDFLPASEFDNALDDRDIIDSRDFLKKKKSSNNKKEIYSRKSKSLKNKSRKEKKKSKKKR, encoded by the coding sequence ATGAAAGTGATTAAATTGTTAAGAAGAATAGATAAAAAAGGTCAAGTAAGTATAAAAGACTATAAAGCTGAATATGTTGAAAGCAAAAAAGATAAATTAAGATTTGATAAAATGCTTCATAAAGCTAGTTCTATGGGGCTTATCATAAAAAAGGGCGATGTATTAAAACTCACAAAAGAGGGAAAATACTATTTAGATTCAAGCAGTAATGAAAGAGATTCAAGACAAAGTTCAAAAAAACAAGAGTTAAAAAAAGGCTATCCAAAAAAAACATCCAAAAAAGAAAACAGCACTAAAACAAATGTTATAGAAAAACCTGACATAAAAGTAGAAATAAACAATGCTAAAAAAGATGCTGAGATAGTAGCTAATGCATATAATGTGCCTACTGATTTTCCAAAGAAATGCCTTGAAGAAGCAAAGATTCTTCCAGACAGTATGGAAAATGTAGGGCTTGAGTTTGACAGAATAGATTTAAGAAATATAAGAACCGTAACAATAGACGGAGCTGATTCTAAAGATTTTGATGATGCTATAAGTGTAGATAAATTAAATGACGGATACAAGATAGGCGTGCATATTGCTGATGTAAGTTTTTTTGTAGCTGAGGGTTCTGCATTAGACAGGGAAGCAAGAAAGAGAGGAAATAGTGTTTATTTGATTGATACAGTATACCCAATGTTTCCGCATGAGCTTTCAAACGGAATATGTTCACTTAATGAAGGAGTGAGCAGATTCACAATGACAGTGTTTATCACAATAGATAATAAAGGAAATATAAAAGAAAGCACTTTTCATAAAAGCGTTATAAAATCAAGCAGAAGATTAACTTATGATTATGCACAAGATGTTTTGGACGGTATAGAACAAGATGAAGATTGGCTTTTGGAACTTTTAAGAAATGCTGATGACATAAAAAAAATACTTCTTCAAAAAAGAATAGACAACGGCAGTATAGAGTTTAATCTCAATGAAACACAAATAATATTAGATAAAGGCGGAAACCCAAAAGACTTTTTTATAGGTGAGAGGCGAGAAACTCATAAAATAATAGAAGAGTTTATGCTTCTTGCTAACTGCGAAGTTGCTAAGAGATTAAAAAATATAAAGGGTGCTATTTATAGAGTGCATGACAGTCCAGATTCTGAAAAGCTAGACACGTTTAGAAGAATAGCATTCAACAGAGGCTATAGACTTACAAGCGACAATGAAGGCAATTTGGATTTTCATTCATTTATAGAATCAATTATTGGAAAGCCTGATGAAAAACTGCTTTTAACTCTTCTGCTTCGTTCTATGAAACAGGCTATATATGATGTTAATAATATAGGACACTTCGGTCTTGGTTTTGAATATTACACACACTTCACTTCTCCAATAAGAAGATATACTGACTTACTTACTCATAGACTTTTAAAACTATCATTAGAAGGTGCTCAAAATATGAAACCTTCTATGCAAAAGATGTTTGATAATTGTGCTAAATGGTGTTCTAAGACAGAACGTGTTGCTGTGGAATGCGAGAGAAGTTTATATAAAGTAAAAGCTGCAAGGTTTATGAAAGATAAAATAGGCAAAGAGTATAACGGCATTATAAGCGGCGTCACTAAATTTGGTATATTTGTTGAAATAGAAGAGAGAGGAATAGAGGGTTTAATAAGATATGCAGATTTAAGACATCATTATCATTATGATGAAAATGAACAAGCAGCCTACAGCAATGAAGAAGCTAAATGGTATACTCTTGGAGATAAAATAAGAATAGTTGTTCATAGGGTAAATATAGAAGAGTTATTTATAGACTTTTTGCCTGCGAGTGAATTTGATAATGCATTAGACGACAGAGATATAATAGATAGCAGAGATTTTTTAAAGAAGAAGAAAAGCAGTAATAATAAAAAAGAAATATACTCAAGAAAATCTAAATCTTTAAAAAACAAAAGCAGAAAAGAAAAAAAGAAATCTAAAAAGAAAAGATAA
- the cls gene encoding cardiolipin synthase encodes MFIYILTIIFFLYVILIAIKMLLENRPPYSFIAWLTVLVFLPYVGAIFYLFLGVNWKKSRRKLSARLPEDMIKKHFSSLLEEQMNIIDNMGGNYAKHTNLVKLAIKSGYSPITVQNQVYVFDEGKDLFDDLISNLKLAEKTIHMEYFIWRSDELGNKIKDILIKKSKEGVKVRLIFDGLGSMLRISRKYKKELRENGIEFLYYHDPFSIFWTRYVNYRNHRKIVVIDGIISYMGGMNLGQEYIDGGKRFASWKDTHMRIVGDACNLIQNVFVCDWHNAGGRDLDNLMDNVEGSSLMKELFPPSKIDKYLPMQIISSGPDSKWDSIQKIYSKMIDDAKESVYIESPYFVPDDGFLHDLENAALSGINVNLMITGKPDKLIAWWVAQTYFETLLNAGVNIYLYESGFLHSKFCVIDGRIVSCGTCNMDIRSFYLHYEMNAVIYDIDTALEFESIFKDDISRSHKITMEEYQKQPILIRLRNSACRIIAPVL; translated from the coding sequence ATGTTTATTTATATATTGACTATTATATTTTTTCTATATGTCATATTAATAGCAATAAAAATGCTTCTTGAAAATAGACCGCCTTATTCTTTTATAGCTTGGCTTACTGTGTTGGTATTTTTGCCATATGTGGGTGCTATTTTTTATTTATTCTTGGGTGTAAATTGGAAAAAATCTAGAAGAAAACTTTCTGCAAGACTTCCTGAAGATATGATAAAAAAACATTTCTCTTCTTTGCTTGAAGAGCAGATGAATATCATAGACAACATGGGCGGTAATTATGCCAAACATACTAATTTAGTAAAGCTTGCAATAAAAAGCGGATACTCTCCAATTACTGTTCAAAATCAAGTTTATGTTTTTGATGAGGGTAAAGATTTATTTGATGATTTAATTAGCAATTTAAAACTCGCTGAAAAAACAATACATATGGAATATTTTATATGGAGAAGCGATGAATTAGGAAATAAAATAAAAGATATACTGATAAAAAAGTCCAAAGAGGGAGTTAAGGTTAGGCTTATATTTGACGGACTTGGCTCTATGCTTAGAATAAGCAGAAAATATAAAAAAGAGCTTAGAGAAAATGGCATAGAGTTTTTATATTATCATGACCCATTTTCTATATTTTGGACTAGATATGTTAATTACCGCAATCACAGAAAGATAGTAGTTATAGATGGTATAATTTCCTATATGGGCGGAATGAATTTAGGACAGGAATATATTGACGGCGGAAAGAGATTTGCTTCTTGGAAAGACACTCATATGCGTATAGTGGGTGATGCTTGTAATCTTATACAGAATGTTTTTGTATGCGATTGGCATAATGCTGGCGGAAGAGATTTAGATAATTTGATGGATAATGTGGAAGGTTCTTCACTTATGAAGGAATTATTTCCTCCTTCAAAAATAGATAAATACCTACCTATGCAGATAATATCTTCTGGGCCTGATTCTAAATGGGATTCTATACAAAAAATTTATTCAAAAATGATAGATGATGCTAAGGAGAGTGTTTATATAGAAAGTCCTTATTTTGTTCCTGATGATGGTTTTTTGCATGATTTGGAGAATGCCGCTTTATCTGGAATAAATGTCAATTTAATGATTACGGGTAAGCCTGATAAATTAATAGCTTGGTGGGTTGCTCAAACTTATTTTGAGACACTTCTTAATGCGGGTGTTAATATTTATTTATATGAGAGCGGTTTTTTGCATAGTAAGTTTTGTGTTATAGACGGAAGAATTGTATCTTGTGGAACTTGCAATATGGATATAAGAAGTTTTTATTTGCATTATGAGATGAATGCGGTTATATATGATATAGATACTGCTTTGGAATTTGAAAGTATTTTTAAAGATGATATTTCAAGGTCTCATAAAATAACTATGGAGGAATATCAAAAACAACCTATTTTAATTAGGCTTAGAAATTCAGCTTGTAGAATTATTGCCCCTGTGCTTTAG
- a CDS encoding prohibitin family protein, whose translation MRIIDINTSKLHSILFILLPIVLIVGFLIFSSVTIVSTGEVGIRSRLGKAISEEEPGLHFRIPFIDKIRPMEVREQTVEKTYAVSSKDMQTISMTLNVQYSITGDALDLYRKFGTDYKNKLVNPRISESLNAVSARYTIEEFITKRNEMAGELLKEVMADFQDYGITVAACSIIEHDFSDEFDQAIERKLIASQDALTAQNALEKVRYEAEAEITKAKGIAEANRIMQESLTPLLIQRMYIEKWDGKMPQVSGSGVTPMIQVK comes from the coding sequence ATGAGAATTATTGATATCAATACTAGTAAATTACATTCTATACTTTTTATACTGCTTCCTATTGTTTTAATAGTAGGATTTTTAATTTTTTCTAGCGTTACAATAGTATCAACTGGTGAGGTTGGAATAAGAAGCAGATTAGGTAAAGCAATATCAGAAGAGGAGCCGGGACTTCATTTTAGAATACCTTTTATAGATAAAATTAGACCTATGGAAGTGAGGGAGCAAACTGTTGAAAAAACTTATGCTGTATCTTCTAAGGACATGCAAACTATATCAATGACTTTGAATGTTCAATATTCTATAACTGGTGATGCTTTAGATTTATATAGAAAATTTGGTACAGATTATAAAAACAAATTAGTTAATCCAAGAATATCAGAGAGTCTTAATGCTGTTTCTGCAAGATACACAATAGAAGAGTTTATAACAAAAAGAAATGAGATGGCAGGAGAATTATTAAAAGAAGTTATGGCAGATTTTCAGGATTACGGCATTACAGTTGCGGCTTGTTCTATTATAGAGCATGATTTTTCTGATGAGTTTGACCAAGCAATAGAGAGAAAATTAATAGCTTCTCAAGATGCTCTAACAGCACAAAATGCATTAGAAAAAGTAAGATATGAAGCTGAAGCTGAAATTACAAAAGCTAAAGGTATAGCTGAAGCAAACAGAATAATGCAGGAATCTTTAACACCTCTTCTTATACAAAGAATGTATATAGAAAAATGGGACGGTAAAATGCCTCAAGTTTCTGGTTCTGGCGTTACTCCTATGATACAAGTTAAATAA
- the ruvB gene encoding Holliday junction branch migration DNA helicase RuvB has translation MDKESITNSNENSYDVNTSSIRPKGFNDFIGQENIKSKLKVFIDSAKKRDVSLDHILFYGPPGLGKTTLAQIIAEELGSNIKATSAPVIERPGDLASILTTLGEKDILFIDEIHRLRTVVEEVLYSAMEDFFVDIKVGEGTSAKSFRVKLPKFTLIGATTRSGLLSTPLYDRFGIVERLEFYTNEDLADIVKRSSKFLNIDITDSAAISIASRSRGTPRIVNRLLRRVFDFATVSDVLKIDEKFASDSLEKLGVDKNGFEALDKQYLNTIIKNYNGGPVGVDTISVSLSEQIETIEDVIEPYLIQSGFIKRTPKGRVATIKAYSYLNINVKNNDNYKENTLFDL, from the coding sequence TTGGATAAAGAAAGTATAACTAACTCCAATGAAAACTCTTATGATGTTAATACTTCTTCTATAAGACCAAAAGGATTCAATGATTTTATAGGGCAAGAAAATATAAAATCTAAATTAAAAGTTTTTATAGACAGTGCTAAAAAAAGAGATGTTTCTTTGGATCATATATTATTTTACGGCCCTCCCGGTTTAGGAAAAACAACTCTTGCACAAATTATTGCAGAAGAGTTAGGAAGCAATATCAAGGCAACATCTGCACCAGTTATAGAACGCCCCGGAGATTTAGCATCAATACTAACAACATTAGGTGAAAAAGATATATTGTTTATAGATGAAATACATAGACTTAGAACCGTTGTTGAAGAAGTGCTTTATTCTGCAATGGAAGATTTTTTTGTTGATATAAAGGTAGGTGAAGGGACAAGTGCTAAAAGCTTTAGAGTAAAACTTCCAAAATTTACTTTAATAGGAGCTACAACAAGAAGCGGATTATTAAGCACTCCATTATACGACAGATTTGGAATAGTAGAGAGGCTTGAGTTTTATACTAATGAAGATTTAGCAGATATAGTAAAAAGAAGCTCAAAGTTTCTTAATATTGATATAACAGACTCAGCTGCAATTTCTATAGCATCAAGATCCAGAGGAACCCCTAGAATAGTTAATAGACTTCTTAGAAGAGTGTTTGACTTTGCAACAGTTTCTGATGTTTTAAAAATAGATGAAAAGTTTGCCTCTGATTCTTTAGAGAAATTGGGGGTTGACAAAAATGGTTTTGAAGCCCTTGACAAACAGTACCTAAATACTATAATAAAAAATTATAATGGAGGACCTGTTGGTGTAGATACTATATCTGTTTCATTATCCGAACAGATAGAAACTATAGAAGATGTAATAGAGCCATATTTAATACAATCTGGCTTTATTAAAAGAACACCAAAAGGAAGAGTTGCTACAATAAAAGCTTATAGCTATTTAAATATTAATGTAAAAAATAACGATAATTATAAAGAGAATACTTTATTTGATTTATAA
- a CDS encoding DUF4261 domain-containing protein, whose amino-acid sequence MDNKKLENTEEALFSHVYFYKILFKDKPELPNIELVKQKLRGVYNNIEAISEDKNLYSIMINDLKVKFQDDKELGVQVFMYEAIEFDYNTISDEVYNQAWDIKDAKELLKDCKYQVMLSDFLAGGLDYKERTTLLNNWLNIALNLFPDAVAVYNEQSGKILLREQLLKNQYPKNLRFLYSGLNIRFFKVQNTNDMIVDTFGLYSIGLSDIQYHFHDLNPNDIVQHAMNIAAYIFENGNIIKSNDEIESIFSGVKWLGRYENSLTKPYREILDINTLEYASGKRN is encoded by the coding sequence ATGGATAATAAAAAATTAGAAAACACTGAAGAAGCTCTTTTTTCTCACGTATATTTTTATAAAATTTTATTTAAAGATAAACCAGAGCTTCCAAATATAGAATTGGTAAAACAAAAATTAAGAGGCGTATATAATAACATAGAGGCAATCTCTGAAGATAAAAATCTATATAGCATAATGATTAATGACCTTAAAGTAAAATTTCAAGATGATAAAGAATTAGGTGTTCAAGTTTTTATGTATGAAGCTATAGAGTTTGATTATAACACTATAAGCGATGAAGTTTATAATCAGGCTTGGGATATAAAAGATGCTAAAGAATTATTAAAAGACTGTAAATATCAAGTGATGCTAAGCGATTTTTTAGCTGGCGGATTAGATTACAAAGAAAGAACTACCCTACTCAATAATTGGCTTAATATAGCATTAAATCTTTTTCCTGATGCTGTTGCCGTATATAACGAACAAAGCGGTAAAATTTTACTTAGAGAACAATTATTAAAAAATCAATATCCTAAAAATTTAAGATTCTTATATTCAGGATTAAATATTAGATTTTTTAAAGTGCAAAACACTAATGATATGATAGTTGATACTTTTGGGCTTTATTCTATAGGGCTTTCTGATATTCAGTACCATTTCCATGATCTAAACCCAAATGATATAGTACAGCATGCCATGAATATTGCTGCTTATATATTTGAAAATGGAAACATCATAAAAAGTAATGATGAAATAGAAAGCATATTTAGTGGAGTTAAATGGTTAGGCAGATACGAAAACTCTTTAACTAAGCCATATAGAGAGATATTAGATATTAATACTCTTGAATATGCTTCTGGAAAAAGAAATTAA
- a CDS encoding M23 family metallopeptidase, with amino-acid sequence MASKFVNNFKSNNKKQAAKYPKYYNKKANYKKNHNKLYHLKISISKIYDSTLPIRNFFNKIISAIMKKGNHERSILIFYNNEEKGLSLPINNFMILFFVLIFASLIYTGFDAYYKQKEARDFYNTLSATEAKTYSLITEYKDSLNRYSKSLKEYNDTIKNISYLIDYNNNSSFNNNSNNDNDINKTLNEIDRYQKNILTFMNVPSVIHKEIPVGWPVAGGGRISSGFGARLSPFTQEKSYHYGVDIAGPYGTPILAAADGKVTFAGWKNGYGWFVLIEHANGYQTGYGHNSELLVHGGQQVKRGQKIAMIGNTGRTTGIHCHFEVRIAGDHKNPMPYLNARF; translated from the coding sequence GTGGCTAGTAAATTTGTAAATAATTTTAAATCTAATAATAAAAAGCAAGCTGCAAAATATCCAAAATATTATAATAAAAAAGCAAACTACAAAAAAAATCATAATAAACTCTATCATTTAAAAATATCTATTTCTAAAATATATGATTCAACTTTACCCATAAGAAATTTCTTTAATAAAATAATATCAGCTATCATGAAAAAAGGTAATCATGAAAGAAGCATATTAATATTTTATAATAATGAAGAAAAAGGTTTAAGCTTACCTATCAATAATTTTATGATACTATTTTTTGTATTAATCTTTGCATCTTTAATCTATACAGGTTTTGATGCTTATTATAAACAAAAAGAAGCAAGAGATTTTTATAATACATTATCTGCTACAGAAGCTAAAACATATAGTTTAATTACAGAATATAAAGATTCACTTAATAGATATTCAAAATCTCTAAAAGAATATAATGATACTATAAAAAATATTTCTTATTTAATAGACTATAATAACAACTCTTCTTTCAATAATAATAGCAATAATGATAATGATATAAATAAAACTTTGAATGAAATAGATAGATATCAAAAGAACATTTTAACATTTATGAATGTTCCTTCAGTAATACATAAAGAAATACCAGTAGGCTGGCCTGTTGCAGGAGGCGGAAGAATATCAAGTGGATTTGGGGCAAGACTTTCACCATTTACACAAGAAAAAAGTTATCATTATGGTGTTGATATTGCAGGTCCTTATGGCACACCAATACTAGCAGCTGCAGATGGAAAAGTTACATTTGCAGGTTGGAAAAATGGTTATGGTTGGTTTGTACTTATAGAGCATGCTAATGGTTATCAAACTGGTTATGGTCACAATTCAGAGCTTTTGGTGCATGGTGGTCAACAAGTAAAAAGAGGACAAAAAATTGCTATGATTGGAAATACTGGAAGAACAACTGGTATACACTGCCACTTTGAAGTGAGAATAGCAGGCGACCATAAAAACCCTATGCCTTATTTGAATGCAAGATTTTAA
- a CDS encoding SIS domain-containing protein, with protein MNIIDRGKLTLLLESENLKLLSEKLDNNFEKAVNELFNIKGRVITSGVGKSGHIARKAAATFASTGTPSFFVDPNECLHGDFGMITKDDYLVLYSKGGESREIIELVNWSCRQNIPYIAITNDESSTLSKNAKITLLTHVKEEACPLKLAPTVSTTASLALSDALATALMEIRGFRAEDFAIFHPGGSLGRQLAKVKTIMHTDNLPIINLETSLYDALFKIIECKLGIAIITDNNNILKGIIVDGDLKRLLVKDKQIENILETKVKDIMNNNPKVIYQDTLIGEALHLMEGKITNLVVVEDTKEGKKPIGIVHIHDILKIKAF; from the coding sequence ATGAATATAATAGACAGAGGTAAATTAACTTTATTATTAGAAAGTGAAAACTTAAAATTATTATCTGAAAAATTAGACAATAATTTTGAAAAAGCGGTTAATGAATTATTTAATATTAAAGGAAGAGTAATAACCTCTGGAGTTGGTAAGAGCGGACATATTGCAAGGAAAGCTGCTGCAACTTTTGCTTCAACTGGAACGCCTAGTTTTTTTGTTGACCCTAATGAATGTTTGCATGGCGACTTTGGTATGATAACTAAAGATGATTATTTAGTATTATATTCCAAAGGCGGAGAGTCTAGAGAGATAATAGAATTAGTAAACTGGTCTTGCAGGCAAAATATACCATACATAGCCATTACTAATGATGAATCCTCTACTCTATCAAAAAATGCAAAAATCACTTTGCTTACGCATGTAAAAGAAGAGGCTTGCCCTTTAAAATTAGCGCCTACTGTTAGTACAACTGCTTCTTTAGCTTTATCTGATGCTTTGGCTACTGCTTTAATGGAGATTAGAGGATTTAGAGCTGAAGACTTTGCAATATTTCACCCGGGCGGAAGTTTGGGAAGACAATTAGCTAAAGTAAAAACCATAATGCATACTGATAACTTGCCAATTATAAATTTAGAAACCTCTTTATATGATGCTTTATTTAAAATCATAGAATGTAAACTTGGTATTGCAATAATTACGGACAATAACAATATTCTTAAAGGCATTATTGTAGATGGTGATTTAAAAAGATTATTGGTAAAAGATAAACAAATAGAAAATATTCTAGAAACAAAAGTAAAAGATATAATGAATAACAACCCTAAAGTAATATATCAAGATACACTTATAGGTGAAGCTTTACATTTAATGGAAGGAAAAATTACAAACCTTGTAGTTGTTGAAGACACTAAAGAAGGCAAAAAACCTATAGGTATAGTTCATATACATGACATTCTAAAAATAAAGGCCTTTTAA
- a CDS encoding ankyrin repeat domain-containing protein: MKNIISIFVLIVSIISCSGGNSGNTKQTENTQTNQTQTNEQVYINPTTTNTNEYVQVTKMYPMYSQTFFSAVRYNNIEGVKSYLAKGANPNAQDEYGFTALMYAALMGYDDIAKLLIEEGTDVNIKDNAGATALMYTARNTNYEMVEFLLKNGADVNIRNTEGETALYYSIQHDSFGQENAIKILNLLIKYGVDVNTKDNDGASLLDVSYRISESFDKNKEMFKILVENGFDLESRIKTGISDYDYTPLMIAALRNDYDMVKYLLDKGANPNTANNEKKTALTIANDYGKFDISKLLIQQGANINTQDEHGLTALMNAAMIGDYEMVKFLLENGANINTKDNDGNTVLYYNIRYDHYEKEEMLENAKKIFNLLIKYGADVNTKDNYGASLLDTAYTTELALNREMFKVLVENGFDLESRIKGEEHYDYDYTPLMIAALRNDYDMVKFLVEKGADVNAKTHSEYSSVETPLLLSLDNEHPDSRYYYYKNENSSAAEFLINNGADINVKNNHGETPLMYASRIHNTKVVELLIQKGADINVKNNHGETPLMYASRIHNTKVVELLIQKGADINVKNNHGETPLMYASRVHNTKVVELLIQKGANINAFDDYGNTALMYGVNNLETVKLLVENGADVNSQKGGSTALILACKPRLEINIDVIKYLVSKNADINAQDNEGYTALNKTLTTMPDFEIAHFLIEQGADVNIKNKNQYTPLIYLGMLEGSFYNISFQENRIKLAEVLLEKGADINAQDYNGYTSLMWACTRKSNESFVKFLVEKGADVNIEDDDGDTALDMAENLKLREIADILKKAQRNGK, encoded by the coding sequence ATGAAAAATATTATTTCTATTTTTGTTTTAATAGTTTCGATAATTTCCTGCAGCGGCGGTAACAGCGGCAATACTAAACAAACAGAAAATACTCAAACTAATCAAACTCAAACAAATGAACAAGTATATATTAATCCAACAACTACAAATACTAATGAATATGTTCAAGTTACAAAAATGTATCCTATGTATTCTCAGACTTTCTTTTCAGCTGTAAGATATAATAACATAGAAGGAGTTAAATCATATTTAGCTAAAGGAGCAAATCCAAATGCTCAAGATGAATACGGTTTTACAGCATTAATGTACGCTGCTTTAATGGGATATGATGATATAGCAAAATTACTTATAGAAGAAGGTACTGATGTCAATATTAAAGATAATGCAGGTGCTACAGCATTAATGTATACTGCTAGAAATACAAATTATGAAATGGTTGAATTTTTATTAAAAAATGGTGCTGATGTAAATATTAGAAATACAGAAGGAGAAACTGCATTATATTATAGTATTCAGCATGATAGTTTCGGACAAGAAAATGCTATAAAAATACTTAATTTATTAATAAAATACGGTGTTGATGTAAATACTAAAGACAATGATGGAGCATCTCTCCTTGATGTATCCTATAGAATTTCAGAATCTTTTGATAAAAATAAAGAAATGTTTAAAATATTAGTTGAAAATGGTTTTGATTTAGAGTCAAGAATAAAGACGGGTATATCTGATTATGATTATACTCCTTTAATGATAGCAGCTTTAAGAAATGATTATGATATGGTTAAATATTTGCTTGATAAAGGTGCCAATCCTAATACAGCAAATAATGAAAAGAAAACTGCTTTAACGATTGCTAATGATTATGGAAAATTTGATATTTCAAAATTACTTATACAACAAGGTGCAAATATAAACACACAAGATGAACACGGTCTTACAGCATTAATGAACGCTGCTATGATAGGAGACTATGAAATGGTTAAATTTTTATTAGAAAATGGTGCCAATATAAATACTAAAGATAATGATGGAAACACTGTATTATATTATAATATTCGCTATGATCATTACGAAAAAGAAGAAATGCTAGAAAATGCTAAAAAAATATTTAATTTATTAATAAAATATGGTGCTGATGTAAATACTAAAGACAATTATGGAGCATCACTTCTTGATACAGCTTATACAACAGAATTGGCACTAAATAGAGAAATGTTTAAAGTATTAGTAGAAAATGGTTTTGACTTAGAATCAAGAATAAAGGGTGAGGAGCATTATGATTATGATTATACTCCTTTAATGATAGCAGCTTTAAGAAATGACTATGATATGGTTAAATTTTTAGTTGAAAAAGGTGCTGATGTAAATGCCAAAACACATTCTGAATATAGCTCAGTAGAAACTCCCCTATTACTCTCATTAGATAATGAACATCCTGACTCTAGATATTATTATTATAAAAATGAAAATTCATCTGCTGCAGAATTTTTAATAAATAATGGTGCAGATATAAATGTAAAAAATAATCATGGAGAGACACCTTTAATGTATGCTTCCAGAATTCATAATACAAAAGTGGTAGAACTTCTAATACAAAAAGGTGCTGATATAAATGTAAAAAATAATCATGGAGAGACACCTTTAATGTATGCTTCCAGAATTCATAATACAAAAGTGGTAGAACTTCTAATACAAAAAGGTGCTGATATAAATGTAAAAAATAATCATGGAGAGACACCTTTAATGTATGCTTCTAGAGTTCATAATACAAAAGTGGTAGAACTTCTAATACAAAAAGGTGCAAATATAAATGCTTTCGATGATTATGGAAATACAGCCTTAATGTATGGTGTAAATAATTTAGAAACAGTAAAATTATTAGTTGAAAACGGTGCTGATGTAAACTCTCAGAAAGGAGGAAGTACTGCTTTAATATTAGCATGTAAGCCTCGTTTGGAAATAAATATAGACGTAATAAAATATTTAGTTTCAAAAAATGCTGATATAAATGCCCAAGATAATGAAGGATACACAGCTTTAAACAAAACTCTTACTACTATGCCAGACTTTGAAATAGCTCATTTTTTAATAGAGCAAGGTGCTGATGTAAACATAAAGAATAAAAACCAATATACTCCTTTGATATATCTTGGTATGCTTGAAGGTAGTTTTTATAATATAAGTTTTCAGGAAAATCGTATAAAATTAGCTGAAGTTTTATTAGAAAAAGGTGCAGATATTAATGCTCAAGATTATAATGGATACACTTCTTTAATGTGGGCTTGTACAAGAAAATCTAATGAATCATTTGTTAAATTTCTAGTAGAAAAAGGAGCCGATGTAAATATAGAAGATGACGATGGAGATACTGCTTTAGATATGGCAGAGAATCTTAAACTTAGAGAAATTGCAGATATTCTAAAAAAAGCTCAAAGAAATGGAAAGTAA